TCCCGGCGCCCGGCGCGGGTGAGCCGACCATGGCGCGCGGCGCACGCCCCGGGGCCGACGAGCTGGTCGGCCCCGACGGCGCCACCCGGGGCGACACCTGCCATCTGGATGTCGTCGACCGGTGGGGCAACATGGTCTCCGCCACGCCCAGCGGCGGCTGGCTCCAGTCCAACCCGGTCGTGCCCGAGCTGGGCTTCCCGCTGGGCACCCGGCTCCAGATGGCCTGGCTGGACGAAGGACTGCCCAACTCCCTGACGCCGGGCCGCCGCCCCCGCACGACCCTCACGCCCTCCCTCGCCCTGCGCGACGGCGTGCCCGTGATGGCGTTCGGCACGCCCGGCGGCGACCAGCAGGACCAGTGGCAGGTGCACTTCTTCCTCGCCGTCGCCCGGCGCGCCCCGGTGCGCGGCGGGCTCGACCTCCAGGGCGCGATCGACGAGCCGAACTGGCACAACGACAGCTTCCCCGGCTCCTTCCATCCGCGCGCGATGCACCCCGGCAGCGTCACCGTGGAGGGCCGCATGGATCCCGGCGTGGTCGCGGAACTGCGCCGCCGGGGCCACGACGTCACGGTCGGTGAACCCTGGTCGGAGGGGAGGCTGTGCGCCGTGGCCCGGGACCCCGAGACCGGCATCCTGTCCGCCGCCGCCAATCCGCGCGGCATGCAGGGGTACGCCGTCGGCCGCTGAGCCGCCCTGTACGCCCGGCGCTGCTGACCCACGTCGCACGACGGTGCCGCACAGCGCCTTCGCACCCCGCTGACCAGCGCCTTCGACCGCCCGGCGGCCGTCTCACCGGGCGACCGTGATTGGGTGGAGCCATGATCGATGACTTCCTGTACGGGACCGCCGGTGACACCGGACCGCTGGCCGAGGTCGAGGCCGCCGTGCGCGCCGCCGCCGCGGCCGAGATCGTGCCCCGGCACCGGAAGCTCGCCGCCCACGAGATCATCGAGAAGAGCGGGCCGCACGATCTGGTCACCGCCGCCGACCGGCTGGCCGAGGAACACCTCACCGCAGCCCTCACCGAGCTGCTGCCCGGCTCGGTCGTCGTCGGAGAGGAATCCGTCCACGACGACCCGGCGGTCTACGACGCCCTCGGCGGCGACGCCCCCGTCTGGATCGTCGACCCGGTCGACGGCACCCGCCAGTTCGTCCGCGGGGAGGCCGGTTTCTGCACCCTGGTCGCCCTCGCCCAGCACGGCGAGGTCCACGCCTCCTGGACGTACGCACCGATCCTGGGTGAGATGGCCGTCGCCGTACGCGGCCGGGGCGCCACGCTCAACGGCACCCCGATACGCGCCGGTGCCCCCGCCCCCGGCGCCGTACTGAACGTGGCGATGTCCCACCCCGACTACACCACCGACGCCCAGAAGCGGGCGCTGCTCGGCCTGCGCGCCGAGGGCATCGCGGCCCGGCCCTGCGGCTCGGCGGGCCTGGAGTACCTCGCGGTGGCGCGCGGGGAGCTGGACGCCACCGCGTTCAACTGGGAGTACGCCTGGGACCACGCGGCCGGACTGCTCCTGGTCACCGAGGCCGGCGGCGCGCAGTCGACCCTGGCGGGCGTCCCGTTCCGGATCGCGGGCGGCAACGACCTGCCGTTCACGGCGGCGCGCGACGAGGCCACCGCCGAACGGATCCTGACGGCGTTGCGGACGGGCGGCTGACGGAGCCGGGTGCCGGGTCGGCGGCGGCGGGGCCGGGCCGCAGGCGAGACCTCGGCCGTCGCCGAGGACCCCGGGCCCGCCGCCACGCGGATCAGCGGGGTCCGCGTCCGCGCTGTCGGTGGGGCCGCATACCCTGGGAGTCCGACTGCCGGCCGACGAAGGAGTCCCAAGGTGCCGTCGATGCTCGATGCGGTCGTGGTGGGCGCCGGGCCCAACGGACTGACCGCCGCGGCCGAACTGGCCCGCCGGGGCTTGTCCGTGGAGGTCCACGAGGCGCACGACACCGTCGGCGGAGGCGCGCGCACCGAGGAGCTGACCCTTCCGGGGTTCCGGCACGACCCGTGTTCCGCCGTGCACCCCCTCGGGATCGGCTCGCCCGCGTTCCGGGCGATGCCCCTGGAGCAGCACGGCCTGGAATGGCTGCACCCCGAGGTCTGCCTCGCCCACCCCTTCCCCGACGGCACGGCCGCCGCCCTCACCCGCTCCGTCGGCGAGAGCGCCATGACGCTGGGGGCCGCCGACGCCGGCGCCTACCGCCGCCTCATGGCCCCCTTCCTCGGCCGCTGGGACACCCTCGCCGCCGACTTCCTGCGCACCCCCTGGGAGAGCCTGCCCCGCGACCCGTACCGGCTGGCCCGCTTCGGTCTGCTCGGCCTCCAGCCCGCCACCTGGGTCTCCCGGCGCTTCCAGGGCGAGAAGGCCCGCGGCCTCTTCGCCGGACTCGCCGCCCACGCCATTGCTCCCACCAGCGGCTTCGCCACCTCGGCCATCGCC
This sequence is a window from Streptomyces parvus. Protein-coding genes within it:
- a CDS encoding inositol monophosphatase family protein, which gives rise to MIDDFLYGTAGDTGPLAEVEAAVRAAAAAEIVPRHRKLAAHEIIEKSGPHDLVTAADRLAEEHLTAALTELLPGSVVVGEESVHDDPAVYDALGGDAPVWIVDPVDGTRQFVRGEAGFCTLVALAQHGEVHASWTYAPILGEMAVAVRGRGATLNGTPIRAGAPAPGAVLNVAMSHPDYTTDAQKRALLGLRAEGIAARPCGSAGLEYLAVARGELDATAFNWEYAWDHAAGLLLVTEAGGAQSTLAGVPFRIAGGNDLPFTAARDEATAERILTALRTGG